One genomic region from Actinomycetota bacterium encodes:
- a CDS encoding phage holin family protein has translation MSKLAEMKQRLQRLAEISAGMKQQLEKLKGPEGIAMREKAKNAGTRMGIGAGLSAFGVIIVAVASVYIIAVLILLLNIALDKLWLSALIVVTASLLLGAAIAAIGAGIARKAAKEIPQIRNEIIQPLKDASEEMKETVEELQVIAKEEAEERQKQMQEVLEQAKKVAPYVIGAYIGYRVIKSVVRSRRTRKRIILEAWEED, from the coding sequence GTGAGTAAGCTTGCGGAGATGAAGCAGCGCTTGCAGCGCCTGGCCGAGATCAGCGCGGGCATGAAGCAGCAGCTCGAGAAGTTGAAGGGTCCTGAAGGCATCGCCATGCGCGAGAAGGCGAAGAACGCCGGCACCCGCATGGGCATCGGCGCCGGCCTTTCCGCCTTCGGGGTGATCATAGTGGCAGTGGCTTCGGTATACATCATCGCCGTACTGATCCTGCTGCTGAACATCGCGCTGGACAAGCTGTGGCTCTCGGCCCTCATCGTGGTCACGGCCTCGTTGCTCCTGGGGGCTGCGATAGCCGCGATAGGCGCCGGCATCGCGCGCAAGGCGGCGAAGGAGATCCCTCAGATCCGAAACGAGATCATCCAGCCGCTCAAGGATGCCAGCGAGGAGATGAAGGAGACGGTCGAGGAGCTGCAGGTCATCGCAAAGGAGGAGGCGGAAGAGCGCCAGAAGCAGATGCAGGAGGTGTTGGAACAGGCGAAGAAAGTGGCCCCCTACGTCATCGGGGCCTATATCGGATACCGGGTGATCAAATCGGTCGTGCGGTCCCGCAGGACCAGGAAGAGGATAATCCTGGAGGCCTGGGAGGAAGACTGA
- a CDS encoding alpha/beta fold hydrolase, translating into MDVKMNDAVINGINIHYREYGEGEPLLLIMGLSANVDWWGDDLIAPLAERFHVVAYDNRGAGRSDRPEGPYPIPLMAEDALGVMDHMGWESAHVMGASMGGMIAQELALSHPGRVRRLVLLCTNCGGPEAVPASPEVLAMLYAPRKGLTQEDIARMSLYLLFPARYIEENPRKMDEFVEAYLVAPIEPQCFLWQITGVTMWSCHSRLADLRIPTLIMTGSEDVLIPPENSRILAGAIAGSELVVMEGGGHGFQVMYPVEMAERIVAFLES; encoded by the coding sequence GTGGATGTGAAGATGAACGACGCGGTGATCAACGGTATAAACATCCATTACCGCGAGTACGGCGAGGGCGAGCCGCTGCTGCTGATCATGGGACTCAGCGCCAACGTGGACTGGTGGGGCGATGACCTCATCGCGCCCCTGGCGGAGCGCTTCCACGTGGTGGCCTACGACAACCGCGGCGCGGGCAGGTCCGACCGGCCCGAGGGCCCTTACCCCATCCCGCTCATGGCCGAGGACGCCCTGGGAGTCATGGACCACATGGGGTGGGAATCCGCGCATGTGATGGGGGCGTCCATGGGTGGCATGATAGCCCAGGAACTGGCCCTTAGCCATCCCGGGCGGGTGAGGCGCCTGGTGCTGCTCTGCACCAACTGCGGCGGACCCGAGGCGGTGCCCGCGAGCCCCGAGGTGCTGGCCATGCTCTACGCGCCTCGCAAGGGCCTGACGCAGGAAGACATCGCGCGTATGTCGCTTTACCTGCTCTTTCCGGCGCGATACATAGAGGAGAACCCGCGGAAGATGGACGAGTTCGTCGAGGCATACCTCGTGGCCCCCATCGAGCCGCAGTGTTTCCTATGGCAGATAACCGGGGTGACCATGTGGTCCTGTCACTCCCGCCTGGCGGACCTGCGCATCCCCACCCTGATCATGACCGGGAGCGAGGACGTGCTCATCCCCCCGGAGAACTCGCGCATCCTGGCCGGGGCCATAGCCGGCAGTGAGCTGGTGGTGATGGAGGGAGGCGGACACGGCTTCCAGGTCATGTATCCCGTGGAGATGGCGGAAAGAATAGTCGCCTTCCTGGAGAGCTGA
- a CDS encoding MFS transporter, translating into MDTAAAVDEKLFKRDFITVCTSNFLAYFSVYLIVPILPVYLEEKGYSNFLIGAIMAMFTVAALLRPLFGRTADRRGRRVVLVAGTLLLGASTFLYAAFGSAVPLFIIRFINGIGLAAFHTAAYAVIGDLAPTSRRLQAIALFYMSVDLTIAIAPIIAIPMEEAWGVAPVYVIAGCLAMLAMLVSLAVRETRAPGEHREQGARRRIRVTALQRAIFACTMGFTLTFGTLQTFIILSSEARGLDLGQWFFFIFAVTLIIFRLGMGRKADRLPRRPLIITSAVASLIGLTVIAISGHVVLLFTGIFIYALGFAYLPTTLSALLLDHTPVSDRGGALGIFMAVFDLGIGLGGIILGPLADLWNYTTMYLVAAAIALVGLAYFLIGACKPPSRPH; encoded by the coding sequence ATGGATACAGCAGCGGCAGTGGACGAGAAGCTCTTTAAACGGGACTTCATCACCGTCTGCACCAGCAACTTCCTGGCATATTTTTCTGTCTATCTCATCGTGCCCATCCTCCCCGTCTACCTGGAGGAAAAGGGCTATTCGAACTTCCTCATCGGCGCCATCATGGCCATGTTCACCGTCGCCGCCCTCCTGCGTCCCCTCTTCGGCCGCACCGCCGACCGGCGCGGCCGCAGGGTGGTGCTTGTCGCGGGAACGTTGCTGCTGGGAGCATCGACCTTCCTCTATGCCGCCTTCGGTTCCGCGGTGCCCCTCTTCATCATCCGTTTCATCAACGGCATCGGGCTGGCCGCCTTCCACACCGCTGCCTACGCGGTCATCGGCGACCTCGCGCCTACCTCGCGCCGCCTGCAGGCCATTGCGCTCTTCTACATGTCGGTGGACCTGACCATCGCCATCGCCCCCATCATCGCCATCCCCATGGAGGAGGCCTGGGGGGTCGCCCCGGTCTATGTGATCGCGGGATGCCTGGCCATGCTGGCCATGCTCGTGTCCCTGGCGGTGCGCGAGACGAGGGCCCCGGGCGAGCACCGGGAACAAGGCGCCCGCAGGCGGATCAGGGTGACCGCATTGCAGAGGGCCATCTTCGCCTGCACCATGGGCTTCACCCTCACCTTCGGCACCTTGCAGACCTTCATTATCCTTTCCTCCGAGGCCAGGGGCCTCGATCTTGGACAGTGGTTCTTCTTCATCTTCGCCGTCACTCTCATTATCTTCCGCCTGGGCATGGGCAGGAAGGCCGACCGCCTGCCACGTCGGCCTCTGATCATCACCTCGGCCGTCGCATCGCTGATAGGCCTAACCGTAATAGCCATCTCCGGGCACGTCGTCCTCCTCTTCACGGGCATCTTCATCTACGCCCTCGGTTTCGCGTACCTGCCCACCACCCTCTCCGCGCTGCTTCTGGACCACACGCCGGTGAGTGACCGCGGTGGCGCCCTGGGCATCTTCATGGCCGTCTTCGACCTGGGCATCGGCCTGGGGGGCATCATCCTCGGTCCCCTGGCCGACCTCTGGAACTACACCACCATGTACCTGGTGGCGGCGGCCATAGCCCTGGTAGGCCTGGCCTATTTCCTCATCGGGGCCTGTAAGCCTCCAAGCCGACCGCATTGA
- a CDS encoding CAP domain-containing protein, with product MRSNDKAAHMVAVVLVFILAVLLVGGCLDVGLPQGEDISEEEAAAVQAELQGQIEHVASNAPGLATTIHDLINEERRQEGLRSLQWDQSLARIAFDHSKDMAERDYFDHLSPEGEDFADRYTEHDYHKETRVGDTVYVGGENLSLTNVVRSYTYDPETGQVHSYEFNDLEELARSTVQGWMDSPGHRENILTPFTREGIGIYVTAEGEVYITENFS from the coding sequence ATGAGATCAAACGATAAGGCCGCGCACATGGTTGCCGTGGTGCTGGTATTCATCCTGGCGGTCCTGCTCGTCGGGGGCTGCCTGGACGTGGGCCTGCCCCAGGGCGAGGACATCAGCGAGGAGGAAGCCGCCGCCGTCCAGGCGGAGCTGCAGGGCCAGATCGAGCACGTGGCGAGCAACGCCCCGGGCCTGGCCACGACCATCCACGACCTCATCAACGAGGAGCGCAGGCAGGAGGGGCTCAGGTCCCTGCAGTGGGACCAGTCCCTCGCGAGGATCGCCTTCGACCACAGCAAGGACATGGCGGAGAGAGACTATTTCGACCATCTCAGCCCGGAAGGCGAGGACTTCGCCGACCGCTACACGGAGCACGATTACCACAAAGAGACGCGGGTCGGAGACACCGTCTATGTGGGCGGCGAGAACCTCTCCCTCACCAACGTCGTCCGCTCATACACCTACGACCCGGAAACCGGCCAGGTGCACTCCTACGAGTTCAACGACCTGGAAGAGCTTGCCCGCTCCACCGTACAGGGCTGGATGGACAGCCCGGGACACCGGGAGAACATCCTGACCCCCTTCACCCGCGAGGGCATCGGCATATACGTCACCGCCGAGGGAGAGGTCTACATCACCGAGAACTTCTCCTGA